From Polaribacter butkevichii, a single genomic window includes:
- a CDS encoding YchJ family protein — MNCPCNPVKLYKDCCQKAHNNIESVTSAEQLMRSRYSAFVLADIKYLHKSHHSTTRLSEKEYKELEKWTKSVKWVKLEIINSTESTVRFNAFFLENGNLESIQENSTFCKENGYWVYLDAKNEVKYL; from the coding sequence ATGAATTGCCCTTGTAATCCTGTAAAACTTTATAAAGATTGTTGCCAAAAAGCACATAATAACATAGAGAGTGTTACATCTGCAGAACAATTAATGCGCTCTAGATACAGTGCTTTTGTTTTAGCTGATATAAAATATTTACACAAAAGTCATCATAGTACCACAAGACTTTCTGAAAAAGAATACAAGGAATTAGAAAAATGGACAAAATCTGTAAAATGGGTTAAATTAGAAATAATAAACTCCACAGAAAGCACCGTTCGTTTTAATGCTTTCTTTTTAGAAAACGGAAATTTAGAAAGTATACAAGAAAATTCTACTTTTTGTAAAGAAAATGGATATTGGGTATATTTAGATGCAAAAAATGAAGTCAAATATTTATAA
- a CDS encoding response regulator, with amino-acid sequence MKILAIDDQKLVLIPLESRLKEMGYEVLTETDGVKGIELYDSFQPDLVIVDINMPSISGLDVVKHIREVRKSNTPIMILSGNTDDEMITEGFELGVNDYMKKPLSLTEVGLRTKRLIGAPENMDRTKKYSNTIIQERCVGVVIPCYNEEERLLSKDFTDYIDKNSGYHLCFVNDGSTDKTLDVLNNLKKGREDFITVYDCEKNGGKAEAVRQGMLYMAKQEDLDFIGFLDADLSTDLADFNDLVTTIENNEKYKIVSGSRISRMGANITKESARKIISMTINFIIRKILSMDFKDTQCGAKIFHKDVIDVSFGDKFVTQWIFDVEIFRRITLYYGLDKAKEMLCEQPLKRWIHADGSKLSMKDSVKIVGQLGQIAWHYRKSKKK; translated from the coding sequence ATGAAAATATTAGCAATAGATGATCAGAAACTAGTCTTAATTCCGCTAGAAAGCAGATTAAAAGAAATGGGGTACGAAGTTCTAACAGAAACAGATGGTGTAAAGGGAATTGAACTTTATGATTCTTTTCAGCCAGATTTAGTTATTGTTGATATTAATATGCCTAGTATTTCTGGGTTAGATGTTGTAAAACATATTAGAGAAGTAAGAAAATCGAATACACCTATTATGATTTTATCTGGTAATACTGATGATGAAATGATTACGGAAGGTTTTGAGTTAGGGGTAAATGATTACATGAAAAAACCTTTGAGTTTAACAGAAGTTGGTTTAAGAACTAAAAGATTAATTGGCGCTCCAGAAAATATGGATCGTACAAAAAAATACTCAAATACCATTATTCAAGAAAGATGTGTTGGGGTTGTTATACCTTGTTATAATGAAGAAGAAAGGTTATTAAGTAAAGACTTTACAGATTATATAGATAAAAATTCGGGGTATCATTTGTGTTTTGTAAACGACGGCAGTACAGACAAAACTTTAGATGTTTTAAACAATCTTAAAAAAGGAAGAGAAGATTTTATTACCGTTTACGATTGTGAAAAAAATGGAGGTAAAGCAGAAGCTGTAAGACAAGGAATGCTCTATATGGCTAAACAAGAAGATTTAGATTTTATAGGTTTTTTAGATGCTGATTTATCTACAGATTTAGCCGATTTTAATGACTTGGTAACCACTATAGAAAATAACGAGAAGTATAAAATAGTAAGTGGTTCTAGAATTAGTAGAATGGGAGCCAATATTACCAAAGAATCTGCAAGAAAAATTATTAGTATGACGATTAATTTTATCATCAGAAAAATTCTTTCTATGGATTTTAAAGACACACAATGTGGTGCTAAAATTTTTCATAAAGATGTTATTGATGTTTCTTTTGGGGATAAATTTGTAACTCAATGGATTTTTGATGTTGAAATTTTTAGAAGAATCACCCTATATTATGGCTTAGATAAAGCAAAAGAAATGTTGTGTGAACAACCTTTAAAAAGATGGATTCATGCAGATGGATCTAAGCTATCTATGAAAGATTCTGTTAAAATTGTTGGGCAGTTAGGGCAGATTGCATGGCATTATAGAAAAAGTAAGAAAAAGTAG
- the manA gene encoding mannose-6-phosphate isomerase, class I: protein MVENLGKRDNKFYKIVGQIQNYDWGGKSFIPNLVSEKIEANTTYAEYWLGAHLKAPSKVITAKGSISLDQFLNENPIENLGADVVNNFGKLPYLFKVLDVDKMLSIQVHPSIAAAKIGYKKENELGIPLTASNRNFKDENHKPEIMVALTDFWLLHGFLEQEKLVKNLKETAELSFLLNTFLEDGYLGLYKKVMEYSQKEVNTILRPLVKRILPKFINNELEKSSPAYWAAKSLNNKDSEDIDKGIFSIYFFNILNLSRGEAIFQDAGVPHAYLEGVNMELMANSDNVLRAGLTSKHIDVEELIKNTKFEETIPNILNGVENNANGEVVFKTIAKDFELSKIELKEAITHTSTSNSVEILMALNGAATLLQGDESIAIEKGQAILIKPNTSYKVETNSQVEIYRASVPK, encoded by the coding sequence ATGGTTGAAAATTTAGGTAAAAGGGACAATAAGTTTTATAAGATAGTTGGACAAATACAGAATTATGATTGGGGAGGAAAAAGTTTTATTCCTAATTTAGTTTCTGAAAAAATTGAAGCAAATACAACGTATGCAGAATATTGGTTAGGAGCCCATTTAAAAGCACCATCAAAAGTAATTACAGCTAAAGGAAGTATTTCTTTAGATCAGTTTTTAAATGAAAACCCGATTGAAAATTTAGGAGCGGATGTTGTAAATAATTTTGGAAAATTACCCTATTTATTTAAGGTTTTAGATGTTGATAAGATGCTTTCTATACAAGTACATCCAAGTATTGCAGCTGCAAAAATTGGATATAAAAAAGAAAACGAATTAGGTATTCCATTAACAGCAAGTAATAGAAATTTTAAAGACGAAAATCATAAACCAGAAATAATGGTTGCTTTAACCGATTTTTGGTTGTTACATGGTTTTTTAGAACAAGAAAAATTAGTAAAAAATTTAAAAGAAACCGCAGAATTAAGTTTTTTATTAAATACTTTTTTAGAAGATGGTTATTTAGGTCTTTATAAAAAAGTGATGGAATATAGTCAAAAAGAAGTAAATACAATTCTTAGACCTTTGGTAAAACGTATTCTTCCTAAATTTATAAATAATGAGTTAGAAAAATCTTCTCCAGCTTATTGGGCAGCTAAATCATTAAACAATAAAGATTCTGAAGATATAGATAAAGGAATCTTTTCTATCTACTTTTTTAATATTTTAAATTTAAGTAGAGGTGAAGCAATTTTTCAGGATGCAGGTGTGCCTCATGCCTATTTAGAAGGTGTAAATATGGAGTTAATGGCAAATTCTGACAATGTGTTAAGAGCAGGATTAACCAGCAAACATATTGATGTTGAGGAGCTTATAAAAAATACAAAGTTTGAAGAAACGATTCCTAATATTTTAAACGGAGTTGAAAATAATGCAAATGGAGAAGTTGTTTTTAAAACCATTGCAAAAGATTTTGAATTGAGTAAAATTGAATTAAAAGAAGCAATAACGCATACTTCAACTTCTAATTCTGTAGAAATATTAATGGCTTTAAACGGAGCTGCTACACTTTTACAAGGTGATGAATCTATTGCTATAGAAAAAGGACAAGCAATACTTATTAAACCAAATACTTCTTATAAAGTTGAAACAAACTCTCAAGTAGAAATATACAGGGCAAGTGTGCCTAAATAA